The following proteins come from a genomic window of Dysidea avara chromosome 12, odDysAvar1.4, whole genome shotgun sequence:
- the LOC136240244 gene encoding lys-63-specific deubiquitinase BRCC36-like, whose translation MAAGLLKVHLSADAYLACLTHVLSAEKEEVMGVLLGELQEEIKTVLVRGVSVMRRIDKRADRVEISPEQLTAIVIDTERLSNKSGYPLRVVGWYHSHPHITVFPSHIDIKTQANYQLMDDNFVGLIFSCFNEEPQDKKCKLQVIAFQSLQTNPSPPEYERLELPLSIVQTPLSHISSLCMEALVQIPVVLFQEEEEAYTNTNPNENQDVVTQMYNSSVYTQSLTQMLDILCGPLLGLFQEAVARNKQMTEELTREKNQLLKDLVEQENNDVII comes from the exons ATGGCAGCTGGATTATTGAAAGTACATCTTAGTGCTGATGCTTACCTTGCTTGTCTCACTCATGTCCTGTCTGCTGAAAAGGAAGAAGTCATGGGAGTGTTGTTGGGAGAA TTGCAAGAGGAAATCAAAACTGTTCTAGTGCGAGGAGTGTCAGTTATGAGGAGAATTGACAAGAGAGCTGACCGGGTAGAGATTAGTCCTGAACAACTGACTGCCATTGTAATTGACACTGAG AGGTTGTCTAACAAGTCAGGGTATCCACTAAGAGTGGTAGGATGGTATCATTCTCATCCACACATCACAGTGTTCCCATCACATATTG ATATAAAGACACAGGCCAATTATCAGTTGATGGACGACAACTTCGTTGGTCTAATTTTTTCATGTTTTAATGAAGAGCCGCAAGACaag aaatGCAAGCTGCAAGTGATTGCTTTTCAGAGTCTCCAAACAAATCCGTCACCTCCAGA GTATGAGAGACTTGAGCTACCACTCAGTATAGTACAGACACCACTGAGTCACATCAGTTCATTGTGTATGGAGGCACTGGTACAGATACCAGTTGTGTTATTTCAGGAGGAAGAAGAGGCTTATACCAATACTAATCCAAA TGAAAACCAGGATGTTGTTACTCAAATGTACAACAGTTCAG TGTACACTCAGTCACTGACACAAATGTTGGACATCTTATGTGGTCCATTATTGGGACTATTCCAAGAAGCAGTGGCCAGAAACAAACAGATGACAGAAGAGCTGACTCGTGAAAAGAACCAACTTTTGAAAGATTTAGTTGAGCAAGAAAATAATGATGTTATTATATAA